A region of Malaciobacter marinus DNA encodes the following proteins:
- the rplL gene encoding 50S ribosomal protein L7/L12, with amino-acid sequence MAISKEDVLEYISGLSVLELSELVKEFEEKFGVSAQPTVVAGGAAAGAAEAVEEQTEFDVVITDAGAKKINVIKVIRSLTGLGLKEAKSAAEETPSTVKEGVSKEDAEAAKAELEAAGASVEIK; translated from the coding sequence ATGGCAATTTCTAAAGAAGATGTATTAGAGTACATTTCAGGTTTATCTGTATTAGAATTATCTGAACTAGTAAAAGAATTTGAAGAAAAATTTGGTGTATCTGCACAACCAACTGTTGTTGCTGGTGGAGCTGCTGCTGGAGCTGCTGAAGCAGTTGAAGAGCAAACTGAATTTGATGTAGTTATCACTGATGCTGGTGCTAAGAAAATTAATGTAATTAAAGTTATTAGATCATTAACTGGTCTTGGACTAAAAGAAGCAAAATCTGCTGCTGAAGAAACTCCATCAACTGTTAAAGAAGGTGTTTCTAAAGAAGATGCAGAAGCTGCAAAAGCTGAATTAGAAGCTGCTGGAGCATCTGTAGAAATCAAATAA
- the rplJ gene encoding 50S ribosomal protein L10: protein MTKQQKAEVIDFLTAEFKESQAIVVCDYKGLTHKELESLRKSAKESGAKVQVAKNTLVTVAVKNAELGDVELNGTNIFLWSEDQISACKVADKFASENSEKFVIKSGIIEGEPADLDRVNAFAKLPSRDELIGMLLSVWTAPARNFVTGLDNLREKKEEEAA, encoded by the coding sequence ATGACTAAACAACAAAAAGCTGAAGTTATTGATTTTTTAACAGCTGAATTTAAAGAGTCTCAAGCTATCGTAGTGTGTGATTATAAAGGTCTTACTCATAAAGAGTTAGAATCTTTAAGAAAAAGCGCTAAAGAAAGTGGAGCAAAAGTTCAAGTTGCTAAAAATACACTTGTTACAGTTGCAGTTAAAAATGCTGAGTTAGGAGATGTTGAGTTAAATGGAACTAACATTTTCTTATGGTCAGAAGATCAAATCTCTGCTTGTAAAGTAGCTGACAAGTTCGCATCTGAAAATAGCGAAAAATTTGTTATTAAATCAGGTATCATTGAAGGTGAACCAGCTGATCTTGATAGAGTTAATGCATTTGCTAAATTACCATCTAGAGATGAGCTTATTGGTATGTTACTTTCTGTTTGGACAGCACCTGCAAGAAACTTTGTTACAGGGCTTGACAATCTTAGAGAAAAAAAAGAAGAAGAGGCTGCTTAA
- the rplA gene encoding 50S ribosomal protein L1, whose protein sequence is MAKVSKRYKALSEKIEDKNYELAEACTHLKELKSAKFDESIEIALNLNVDPRHADQMIRGAVVLPNGTGKTVRVAVFAKGAKMDEAKAAGADIVGNDELAADIQAGNINFDVLIATPDCMGIVGKVGRILGPKGLMPNPKTGTVTMDVTKAVSDAKGGKVTYRVDKKGNMQAAVGKVSFSTEAIKENVETFLGAINKAKPSTAKGRYISNAAISLTMSPSIKLDTTELMDIK, encoded by the coding sequence ATGGCAAAAGTTTCAAAAAGATATAAAGCGTTATCAGAAAAAATTGAAGATAAAAATTATGAATTAGCAGAAGCTTGTACTCATTTAAAAGAGTTAAAGTCTGCTAAATTTGATGAAAGTATTGAAATTGCATTAAACTTAAATGTAGATCCAAGACATGCTGATCAAATGATTAGAGGAGCAGTTGTTCTTCCTAATGGTACTGGTAAAACTGTAAGAGTTGCAGTATTTGCAAAAGGTGCTAAAATGGATGAAGCAAAAGCAGCTGGTGCTGATATTGTTGGTAATGATGAATTAGCAGCAGACATTCAAGCAGGGAATATTAATTTTGATGTATTAATTGCAACTCCTGATTGTATGGGAATCGTTGGTAAAGTAGGTAGAATCTTAGGACCAAAAGGTTTAATGCCAAATCCTAAAACTGGAACTGTTACTATGGATGTAACTAAAGCTGTTAGCGATGCTAAAGGTGGTAAAGTTACATATAGAGTTGACAAAAAAGGTAACATGCAAGCAGCAGTTGGAAAAGTATCTTTTTCAACAGAAGCTATTAAAGAAAATGTTGAAACGTTCTTAGGAGCTATCAACAAAGCAAAACCATCAACTGCAAAAGGAAGATATATTTCAAATGCAGCAATTTCATTAACAATGTCTCCATCTATTAAATTAGATACTACAGAATTAATGGATATCAAATAA
- the rplK gene encoding 50S ribosomal protein L11 has translation MAKKVEGTLKLQIPAGAANPSPPVGPALGQRGINIMEFCKAFNEKTKDKSGFNIPVEITVYSDKSFTFTLKQPPMTDLIKKTSGIKKGSDNPLKNKIGKLTKEQVLEIVDMKIADLNTDDKEQAAKIVAGSARSMGIEVEA, from the coding sequence ATGGCTAAAAAAGTAGAAGGTACACTTAAACTTCAAATACCAGCTGGTGCTGCAAATCCATCACCACCTGTTGGACCTGCATTAGGTCAAAGAGGTATTAACATTATGGAATTTTGTAAAGCATTTAATGAAAAAACAAAAGATAAAAGTGGATTTAATATTCCAGTTGAAATCACTGTTTACTCGGACAAAAGTTTTACATTTACACTAAAACAACCACCTATGACAGACTTAATTAAAAAAACGTCTGGAATTAAAAAAGGTAGTGACAATCCACTTAAAAACAAAATTGGAAAGTTAACTAAAGAACAAGTTTTAGAAATTGTTGATATGAAAATCGCAGATTTAAACACTGATGATAAAGAACAAGCTGCAAAAATTGTTGCTGGTTCAGCAAGATCAATGGGTATTGAAGTAGAAGCATAA
- the nusG gene encoding transcription termination/antitermination protein NusG, giving the protein MAHKWYAIQTHSGSELTVKRALEKLADEMANDKIAEVLVPTEDLIEIKKSKKVIVERPLYPAYAFAKIDLDTALWHRIQSMPKVGRFIGESKKPTALSDKDIDLILEKVNNRSAAKPRVSFDEGEMVRINEGPFANFNGIVEDFDMTAGILKLNVSIFGRNTPVEISYTQVERVV; this is encoded by the coding sequence ATGGCACATAAATGGTATGCAATTCAAACTCACTCAGGTAGTGAATTAACAGTAAAAAGAGCTTTAGAAAAACTTGCTGATGAAATGGCAAATGATAAAATAGCTGAAGTATTAGTTCCAACTGAAGATTTAATTGAAATTAAAAAAAGTAAAAAAGTAATAGTTGAAAGACCATTATATCCAGCATATGCTTTTGCAAAGATTGATTTAGATACTGCATTATGGCATAGAATTCAATCAATGCCAAAAGTTGGAAGATTCATTGGAGAATCAAAAAAACCAACTGCATTATCAGATAAAGATATTGATCTTATCTTAGAAAAAGTTAATAATAGATCTGCTGCAAAACCTAGAGTATCATTTGATGAAGGTGAAATGGTTAGAATTAATGAAGGACCATTTGCAAACTTTAATGGTATTGTTGAAGATTTTGATATGACTGCTGGAATTTTAAAACTTAATGTTTCAATTTTCGGAAGAAATACTCCAGTAGAAATCTCTTATACGCAAGTAGAAAGAGTAGTTTAA
- the secE gene encoding preprotein translocase subunit SecE yields MNKFKTYYKNAKDELFKVIFPIKEQIRSAYLSVFVVVTVITLFLALIDTVMSLSLSSVMN; encoded by the coding sequence GTGAATAAATTCAAAACTTATTATAAAAATGCTAAAGATGAACTGTTTAAAGTAATTTTTCCAATTAAAGAACAAATTAGATCTGCATATTTATCTGTATTTGTTGTTGTTACTGTAATAACACTATTTTTAGCACTAATTGATACAGTAATGTCATTAAGCCTATCTTCAGTAATGAATTAA
- the rpmG gene encoding 50S ribosomal protein L33 produces MAAIRIKIGLKCEESGDINYTTWKNPKTHSEKFEVKKYSPRLRKHTIHKEIKLKS; encoded by the coding sequence ATGGCAGCGATTAGAATAAAAATTGGATTAAAATGCGAAGAGAGTGGAGATATTAACTACACTACTTGGAAAAACCCAAAAACTCATAGCGAGAAATTTGAGGTTAAAAAATATAGTCCAAGATTAAGAAAACATACAATACATAAAGAAATTAAGTTAAAGTCTTAG
- the tuf gene encoding elongation factor Tu, whose product MAKEKFERSKPHVNIGTIGHVDHGKTTLTAAISAVLSVKGSGELMDYDQIDNAPEERDRGITIATSHIEYETDKRHYAHVDCPGHADYVKNMITGAAQMDGAILVIASTDGPMAQTREHILLSKQVGVPYIVVFMNKEDQLDEEDREEMLELVEMEIRELLSEYDFPGDDTPIIAGSAFQALEEAKAGNVGPWGEKIVALMDAVDEYIPTPERDIDQDFLMPVEDVFSIPGRGTVVTGRIEKGTIKVGGEIEIVGMKDTQKTTVTGVEMFRKEMEQGEAGDNCGILLRGIKKEEVERGQVLVKPGTITPHTKFRGEVYILSKEEGGRHTPFFSGYRPQFYVRTTDVTGSVYLPEGVEMVMPGDNVEMTVELVAPIALEKGTKFAIREGGRTVGAGVVAEIIE is encoded by the coding sequence ATGGCAAAAGAAAAGTTCGAACGAAGCAAGCCGCATGTTAACATTGGTACTATTGGTCACGTTGACCACGGTAAAACTACATTAACAGCTGCAATTTCTGCAGTTTTATCAGTTAAGGGTAGTGGAGAGCTTATGGATTATGATCAAATCGATAATGCTCCAGAAGAAAGAGATAGAGGTATTACAATTGCTACTTCTCATATTGAGTATGAAACTGACAAAAGACACTATGCACACGTAGATTGTCCAGGTCACGCCGATTATGTTAAGAACATGATTACTGGTGCTGCTCAAATGGATGGTGCAATTTTAGTAATTGCTTCAACAGATGGACCAATGGCTCAAACAAGAGAGCACATTCTATTATCTAAACAAGTTGGTGTTCCATATATCGTTGTATTTATGAACAAAGAAGATCAACTAGATGAAGAAGATAGAGAAGAGATGTTAGAGCTAGTTGAAATGGAGATTAGAGAATTATTATCTGAGTATGATTTCCCAGGTGATGACACTCCAATTATCGCTGGTTCTGCATTCCAAGCTTTAGAAGAAGCAAAAGCTGGTAATGTTGGTCCATGGGGTGAAAAAATCGTTGCATTAATGGATGCAGTTGATGAATATATCCCAACTCCAGAAAGAGATATTGACCAAGATTTCTTAATGCCTGTAGAAGACGTATTCTCTATCCCAGGAAGAGGTACAGTTGTAACTGGTAGAATTGAAAAAGGTACTATCAAAGTTGGTGGTGAGATTGAAATCGTTGGGATGAAAGATACTCAAAAAACTACAGTAACTGGTGTAGAAATGTTCAGAAAAGAGATGGAACAAGGTGAAGCTGGTGATAACTGCGGTATTTTATTAAGAGGTATCAAAAAAGAAGAAGTAGAAAGAGGACAAGTTCTTGTTAAGCCAGGAACAATTACTCCACATACTAAATTCAGAGGTGAAGTGTATATCCTTTCAAAAGAAGAGGGTGGTAGACATACTCCATTTTTCAGTGGATATAGACCACAATTTTATGTAAGAACAACAGACGTGACTGGTTCAGTTTATTTACCAGAGGGTGTAGAAATGGTTATGCCTGGTGATAACGTAGAAATGACAGTTGAATTAGTTGCTCCAATTGCTCTAGAAAAAGGTACAAAGTTTGCTATTAGAGAAGGTGGTAGAACTGTAGGTGCTGGAGTTGTTGCAGAAATCATCGAATAA
- the murD gene encoding UDP-N-acetylmuramoyl-L-alanine--D-glutamate ligase: MKSSEKIRVLGKGITAQAISEKFDNVTLYDDNNFNDYDINSNEITIVSPGIPPFNEMVKNSTNIISDYDFLYEDIPFSIWISGTNGKTTTTQMCQHLLEEYGSVAGGNIGTPIAKLDKNSKIWILETSSFTLHYTNKAKPNLYILLPISEDHITWHGSFKEYKNSKLKPLDFMNEGEIAIVPKEFEKYKTNATLITYDNSDELAEKLNIDKSKVNFKEPFLLDAILALACKKIIFDECDYKKINLFKVDEHKVEEFYDKKNRLWVNDSKATNIDATMNALKSYENKKIHLILGGDDKGANIEPLFASLKNKNIEIYAIGSNYKRIFTLSQKYLLKCNKTNNLENTVKKIDEKYQENDVAILSPAASSLDQFKSYAHRGKLFKELVYSLSKY, from the coding sequence ATGAAATCAAGTGAAAAAATAAGAGTTCTTGGAAAAGGAATTACAGCACAAGCTATTAGTGAAAAGTTTGATAATGTAACACTTTATGATGATAATAACTTTAATGACTATGATATTAATAGTAATGAAATAACAATTGTTAGTCCTGGAATACCTCCTTTTAATGAAATGGTAAAGAATTCAACTAATATAATAAGTGATTATGATTTTTTATATGAAGATATTCCCTTTTCAATATGGATTAGTGGTACAAATGGAAAAACTACTACAACACAGATGTGTCAGCATTTATTAGAAGAGTATGGAAGTGTGGCTGGTGGAAATATTGGAACACCAATTGCTAAATTGGATAAGAACTCTAAAATATGGATTTTAGAAACTTCATCTTTTACCTTACATTATACAAATAAGGCAAAACCAAATCTTTATATACTTTTGCCTATTAGTGAAGATCATATAACATGGCATGGTAGTTTTAAAGAGTATAAAAACAGTAAACTTAAACCTCTTGATTTTATGAATGAAGGGGAAATAGCAATTGTTCCTAAAGAGTTTGAAAAATATAAAACTAACGCAACTTTAATTACATATGATAACAGTGATGAACTAGCAGAAAAACTAAATATTGATAAATCAAAAGTAAATTTTAAAGAACCATTTTTATTAGATGCTATATTAGCTTTGGCATGTAAGAAGATTATTTTTGATGAATGTGATTATAAAAAAATAAATCTTTTTAAAGTTGATGAACATAAAGTAGAAGAGTTTTATGATAAAAAAAATAGGCTTTGGGTAAATGATAGTAAAGCAACAAATATTGATGCAACTATGAATGCTTTAAAGTCGTATGAAAATAAAAAAATACATTTAATCTTAGGTGGAGATGATAAAGGTGCGAACATAGAACCATTGTTTGCTTCTTTAAAAAACAAAAATATAGAAATTTATGCAATAGGAAGTAATTATAAAAGAATATTTACTCTATCACAGAAGTATTTACTTAAGTGTAACAAAACAAATAACCTTGAAAATACAGTAAAAAAAATAGATGAAAAATACCAAGAAAACGATGTTGCAATACTATCACCAGCAGCTTCATCTTTAGACCAATTTAAGTCATATGCACATAGAGGAAAACTTTTTAAAGAACTTGTATATAGTTTAAGCAAATATTAA
- the mraY gene encoding phospho-N-acetylmuramoyl-pentapeptide-transferase: MFYWFYRHLDINIFQYISVRAGIGFFISFFLTMYFLPKFIRWAKGKKASQPIYEYAPDSHQTKIGTPTMGGLVFVFSTIIATVLTIKLNNFYVVGGLLTLGLFSLIGIKDDYAKISNMKNDAGLSARMKLLLQIVSAIIIVAILYLYGHTTETYTPFYKLPLFDIGFYITFFWILVIIAASNAVNLTDGLDGLATVPSILAFFTLSTIIYITGHAILSSYLLLPNIKLTGELAILGACMIGSLIAFLWYNSHPAQIFMGDSGSLPIGAFMGYMAIVGKSEILLLLIGFIFVLETVSVILQVGSYKLRKKRVFLMAPIHHHFEQKGWKENKIIVRFWIISFMTNLIALMSLKIR; this comes from the coding sequence TTGTTTTACTGGTTTTATAGACACCTAGACATTAATATTTTTCAGTATATCTCTGTTCGAGCAGGAATAGGTTTTTTTATATCATTTTTTTTAACTATGTATTTTTTACCAAAATTTATTAGGTGGGCAAAAGGAAAGAAAGCATCTCAACCAATCTATGAATATGCCCCTGATTCTCATCAAACAAAAATAGGAACACCAACTATGGGTGGTTTAGTTTTTGTATTTTCTACAATTATTGCTACAGTTTTAACTATTAAGTTAAATAATTTTTATGTGGTAGGTGGATTACTTACTTTAGGTCTTTTTTCATTAATTGGAATAAAAGATGACTATGCAAAAATATCAAATATGAAAAATGATGCAGGTTTATCTGCAAGAATGAAACTATTATTGCAAATTGTTTCAGCTATTATTATAGTAGCAATTTTATATTTATATGGACACACTACTGAAACTTATACACCATTTTATAAATTGCCTTTATTTGATATTGGCTTTTATATTACATTTTTTTGGATTTTAGTTATTATTGCTGCTTCAAATGCTGTAAATTTAACTGATGGATTAGATGGTTTAGCTACGGTTCCTTCAATATTGGCTTTTTTTACATTATCTACAATTATTTATATTACAGGGCATGCAATATTATCTTCATATTTGCTATTGCCAAATATTAAATTAACAGGTGAACTTGCAATATTAGGTGCTTGTATGATTGGTTCACTTATAGCATTTTTGTGGTATAACTCGCACCCTGCACAAATTTTTATGGGAGATAGTGGTAGTTTACCAATTGGTGCTTTTATGGGCTATATGGCAATAGTTGGAAAATCTGAAATTCTTCTACTGTTAATTGGATTTATTTTTGTTTTAGAAACAGTATCTGTTATATTACAAGTTGGTTCATATAAACTAAGAAAGAAAAGAGTTTTTCTTATGGCTCCTATTCATCATCATTTTGAACAAAAAGGTTGGAAAGAGAATAAAATCATCGTAAGATTTTGGATAATATCATTTATGACTAATTTAATAGCATTAATGAGTCTTAAAATTAGATAA
- the gpmI gene encoding 2,3-bisphosphoglycerate-independent phosphoglycerate mutase, with product MTQKTILVITDGIGHNNSDKYNAFANANTPTYDYLFENVPYSLIHTHGSFVGLPNGQMGNSEVGHMTIGSGRVLYQDLVKINLAIKDDTLKDNEILKNTIETSNDIHLLGLVSDGGVHSHINHIIEVAKIAYSFNKKVFIHIITDGRDVSFNSAEKYIKQINAICNENIIIATISGRYYTMDRDNRWERVKKAYDAMAFAKPKTSKTILDYLANSYENEIFDEFIEPTAFESFEGINNNDGIIFCNFRSDRMREISSVFVKDEFNEFERKNLNLNLATMTQYDKNTPIPVLYPKQTPKNTLADVISSAGLSQLHTAETEKYAHVTFFFNGGVEEPVENETRVLIPSPNVATYDLKPEMSAPEVSITVRKAMDENNDFIVVNFANGDMVGHTGIYDAAVKAVEAVDKELGLIIEKAKEKGYNLILTSDHGNCEEMKDKDGKTLTNHTVGDVYCFVLANDVSKVNTGGLNNIAPTVLKLMKLEIPNEMDTPLI from the coding sequence ATGACACAAAAGACTATTCTTGTAATTACAGATGGAATTGGACACAATAATTCTGATAAATATAATGCATTTGCAAATGCAAATACTCCCACATATGATTATTTATTTGAAAATGTTCCTTACTCTTTAATTCACACACATGGAAGTTTTGTTGGACTTCCCAATGGACAAATGGGAAATAGTGAAGTAGGTCATATGACAATTGGTAGTGGTAGAGTTTTATATCAAGATTTAGTAAAAATAAATTTAGCTATTAAAGATGATACATTAAAAGATAATGAAATTTTAAAAAATACTATTGAAACTTCAAATGATATTCATCTTCTTGGTTTAGTAAGTGATGGGGGAGTTCATTCACATATAAATCATATTATTGAAGTGGCTAAGATTGCATACTCTTTTAATAAAAAAGTTTTTATTCATATAATTACAGATGGAAGAGATGTATCTTTTAATAGTGCAGAAAAATACATTAAACAAATCAACGCTATATGCAATGAAAATATTATAATTGCTACAATCTCTGGAAGATATTATACAATGGATAGAGACAATAGATGGGAAAGAGTAAAAAAAGCTTATGATGCAATGGCATTTGCAAAACCAAAAACTTCAAAAACTATTTTAGATTACTTAGCAAACTCTTATGAAAATGAGATTTTTGATGAGTTTATAGAGCCAACTGCATTTGAGTCATTTGAAGGAATCAATAATAATGATGGAATTATTTTTTGTAACTTTAGAAGTGATAGAATGAGAGAGATTTCATCTGTTTTTGTAAAAGATGAATTTAATGAATTTGAAAGAAAAAATCTAAATTTAAATTTAGCAACAATGACTCAATATGATAAAAACACTCCCATTCCAGTTTTATATCCTAAACAAACACCTAAAAATACCCTTGCAGATGTAATTTCAAGTGCAGGATTAAGTCAACTTCATACAGCAGAAACAGAAAAGTACGCTCATGTTACATTCTTTTTTAATGGAGGTGTTGAAGAACCCGTTGAAAATGAAACTAGAGTATTAATCCCTTCACCAAATGTAGCTACATATGACTTAAAGCCAGAAATGAGTGCACCAGAAGTTTCAATAACTGTAAGAAAAGCAATGGATGAAAATAATGATTTTATTGTTGTAAATTTTGCAAATGGTGATATGGTTGGTCATACTGGAATATACGATGCAGCAGTAAAGGCTGTGGAAGCTGTTGATAAAGAGCTTGGTTTAATAATTGAAAAAGCAAAAGAAAAAGGTTATAATTTAATTTTGACAAGTGATCATGGAAATTGTGAAGAGATGAAAGATAAAGATGGAAAAACATTAACAAATCACACTGTTGGAGATGTGTATTGTTTTGTTTTAGCAAATGATGTTTCTAAAGTAAATACAGGAGGATTAAATAATATTGCTCCAACTGTTTTAAAACTTATGAAACTAGAAATTCCAAATGAAATGGATACTCCATTAATTTAA
- a CDS encoding response regulator, translating to MALDEIKADLKKLNILIVEDGKDIINIMHRTFKMVVNNIDLASNGSEALLHYDKNKPDLILTDIRMPYMDGNEFIKKLRQKDSKTPIVVITAYEEELKEEDKKLVNAIFSKPINFISLINKINELV from the coding sequence ATGGCATTAGATGAAATTAAAGCAGATTTAAAAAAGTTGAATATACTAATAGTTGAAGATGGTAAAGATATTATAAATATAATGCATAGAACTTTTAAAATGGTTGTAAACAATATTGACCTAGCTTCCAATGGTAGTGAAGCTTTATTACATTATGATAAAAATAAACCTGATTTAATTTTAACTGATATTAGAATGCCTTATATGGATGGAAATGAATTTATCAAAAAATTAAGACAAAAAGATTCTAAAACACCAATAGTAGTTATAACAGCATATGAAGAAGAGTTAAAAGAAGAAGATAAAAAATTAGTAAATGCTATATTTTCAAAACCAATTAATTTTATTTCATTAATAAACAAAATAAATGAATTAGTATAA
- a CDS encoding ATP-binding cassette domain-containing protein — protein sequence MSKIININKLKIKLKKDTLLDLNFNITNNTALIGESGSGKSLTLKTILNLLPQNLSADFDYTSDFELNYDNIGFIPQNPFTSLSPMTKIKNQFFCKKESMLLALKKVGLDSWILERFPNQLSGGQLQRVVIAIAISKKIKLLLLDEPTTALDEKNKKLIIDLIKQLAKEFNLTLLFITHDIASIKDLCENMIIIRKGKIVQDGKTQEILQNPNNEYTKTLIESNFKTREFRK from the coding sequence ATGTCTAAAATAATAAATATAAATAAACTAAAAATAAAATTAAAAAAAGATACATTATTAGATTTGAATTTTAACATAACAAATAACACTGCGTTAATAGGTGAAAGTGGAAGTGGAAAATCATTGACACTAAAAACTATATTAAATCTTCTTCCTCAAAACTTATCTGCAGATTTTGATTATACTTCAGATTTTGAATTAAATTATGATAATATTGGTTTTATTCCACAAAATCCTTTTACATCACTTTCACCAATGACAAAAATAAAAAATCAATTTTTTTGTAAAAAAGAATCAATGCTTTTAGCTTTAAAAAAAGTTGGTCTTGATTCATGGATTTTAGAAAGATTTCCAAACCAATTAAGTGGAGGACAATTGCAAAGAGTAGTTATAGCAATAGCAATAAGTAAAAAAATAAAACTATTACTTCTTGATGAACCAACAACTGCACTTGATGAAAAAAACAAAAAATTGATAATTGACTTAATAAAACAATTAGCAAAAGAGTTTAATTTAACATTACTATTTATCACGCATGATATAGCTTCAATTAAAGATTTATGTGAAAATATGATTATTATAAGAAAAGGTAAGATTGTACAAGATGGAAAAACACAAGAAATCTTACAAAATCCAAATAATGAATATACAAAAACTTTAATTGAATCTAATTTTAAAACTAGAGAATTTAGGAAATAA